The Zingiber officinale cultivar Zhangliang chromosome 2A, Zo_v1.1, whole genome shotgun sequence genomic sequence gtcaaacctgatcccgaagatcaggttaaCAGATAGGCTCTAGAACCCcaatataaagagggtctcgggcagctaCTCAGGAAAAATGATTTCATATGAAAAACCAACTCTGTAATTCATCTTCTgcaacttctgtgctttcaaagtgtaaaaggcttctccgccttcagataaggagttttcttactgagcctttcatcgtcctggattaacaaccctcttggttgtaaccaggttaaatttgtgtccttttctcttcttatttttATTCTCAATATAGTTgcatttattttagagttgaaattgcttgaggagggtatagtttcatttgcaggcaattcaccccctcttgccggtccccgctgcaccaacaagccTTGGGTgcatctagaagtggtggatgacccACATTGCTTGTAGAACAAAATAGAGTTCTTAATATTAGTGTGGGCACTTATATgtcaagacactccttatgtattttatggataattatttcaTAAAGACAAGTATTTGttgttaattatttacttttttgtACATAtgtgattaatgataaagtcccacagattaatgagtatattaatttgaaaataatttttgatcggatagatatctagaggaaACATTGAAATCTAGATTAACGTTGATTATGACTAGATCGAGATAGACTCAGGGatagatatccaagttgtacttaggGTGTCTTGAGCTTAGAGGTATACACAGTACATAACCTGCTTTAGAGGAAACcgcatattaagcatcattggtcatTCCACTTATGAatgagtgtaactgatcttttgacttgagaccttcatttattctatgcatgTAGTTATGTACTTTAGCGTCGTTAAAAGTAGTCTTTAATTGGATTGTGATTAATAGGGTAGTTGGATGTATAGTAAAGCATAGAGAGAATAGTATTGAGTTAATAGAGGATTCAatgctctcttggattaggagttaacatcctggtcACTTGATAGAGATATCAATGACTAGAAGTCCTTAGACATAGAAGGAATGATTTACCATTTAAGAGTTTATTATATCTTAGAAATcatgtaaaataattaatttggtgttaatgcataatgtatcgaattaattgggatgtattGACAAATGGTGAAAGTACAAGTATGCCGGTTAAGGTGAATCAGAAGCTTGGAAAGTAATGAAGTTTTAACAAATCAAGAGTGTATTAGATGCTAGATTAGTAGAAATTCCATTGGAGTAGTCTATGCATGTTGAAGTGCTACTgaatctgtaggatcgaaaagaatttagatatctccacaatggtatgatattgtccactttgggcctaagccctcatggttttgctcttggactctacccaaaaggcctcatgccaatggagatatcttttctcttataaactcatgatctttcccatgtgttttcaatatgggactatgtttgcaaccttgcaactccaacaatccccccctcaaacaaaggaccataggcttcccacgtccaatcctcgacccaccaagtcttcctgcccctcggtccacccgacctactaggacttcattgcctagtcgcaactaggactttcctgcctggtgtctggttctcttgatccgaacataaaagcccctactttctttgtttgaggtcaatattgtatccagatgactcaatcagaccataactcttgtgcacagtcggcggttaaaccttctggcagtccgggctctgataccaattgtaggatcgaaaagaatttagatatctccacaattgtatgatattatccactttgggctaagctctcatggttttgctcttgggctctacccaaaaggcctcatgccaatggagatatcttttctcttataaactcatgatctttcccatgtgttttcaatatgggactatgtttgcaaccttgcaaccctaacagaATCAACGTGGAACTAAAGTTGGGTAGGTAGAAATCTTGGTTTATAAAGAATGAAGTTCTAGATACACGATTTCTAAGCACGTGAATTCCAAATAAATTGAGATAAACTAATATTAGACAAATTGAGAAAGTCTCATAGACATGAGTTCATTTGGTGAGGACTCAACACTTGAGTGACCGGAGTTAGTTTCCATCAATTGAAGACTCATTTTAATCAATTGATGGTTGAGTAAGTCAATCAACAATTAAGTCAAGTTGGAATgctaataaataaaatatcattCTAGTAGTCAATCAACCAAGTGATTAACTAAAGCAAGACTAATGAAGTAATAGGTGAGATTAGTTGACTAACACATCAACAAAATTCTAAGAAGATAGTTGTTTATCTAAAAAACTTATGGTTGTGAGGTGACTCAAATGCTATGGAAGATAAATTAACTAAATACAGGATCAAACGACTCAACTAGTCATTACAAGCTAGGGCGGTCAAATACATGAAAGTTCAATTGACTCAACTTAAACAATAAACCAACTAAGGTAAATTAATAATTGACAGATATGACAGATTCAACAGAGCTATTAGTAGCAAGAGCTCTATAAGAGGGgattgattggagatgttggTATCAACGGTTGCCCACTTAAAACAAATGAGATTGAAAGCTAGTAATAACAAGTGATAACAAACTAAAAGAAAGCTCGGGTTATGTAATATTTTCTTATGTTGAATTTATTTTATCTAACATTATATATCCTTGATGATGTTGTAAACTCAAATTTATAAGAGTCTTCTCCAACTCTATAAAATATAAAGACATTCTAGGAGTGATCCAATGAtatatcatatatcatagagtaggaGTTTGTGAGTTGCCAAATCACTTATCTTAGTTTTTTTGCATGTGTTTGTATGCTTATATTTATGTTATTCTATATTTTTCTCgtctattattaatatttaaacAAGAGCACAAAATAACAATGACTAACTATTAGCTTTTCTAGCCAGAATATCAATCCAACATCTATAACAGAGAAGAATTACTAAGTCATTGAATATAGTGATTAGACGAGCAATGGAGTGGATGCCAATGACACGGTGAGGACGAGTCCAAACTAATTAGGAATAGAATTTGTTCATTTTAGAGCGATCAATGATATTATTAATTTATGATACTGAAAGggaaaaaatatttattgattCGAGTCCCCAACCTGATTTATTCATTCATACATTCTTCTTACTAACCAGGAATAATAATATttgtaaggaagaagacaaaATGAGCTTGCACTACATCACTCCAGGGCGGAGACGACAAATGGGCTGGTCACCACATACTTACCATCATCGGAGGTCCAAGTCAACTTTCCCTCCACTAATTGATTGCCGGAAGTGGGAGGTCCGCCGACACCCCATTTTGCGCTCACAGTGAATGACTTCTGCTCGTTTAGCTCAGTGAACGTCAATTTAGTGGGGGTGACAGTAGTCGACACAGCAGTCTTCGATATGCTCACTGACACCGTGTAGCTCGATTTTGCTGGTCCGACGTTCGTGACCGTCCGGGTCACTTTAGCCTCCGTCCTGCCTTTGGGGGCTAGCAAAATCGATGGGTAGTTGAGCTCCTCTTCGGTCACAATCTTCGAGCAGTCCACGACTCTGCGCGCTATATTTCTTGCGCCTTCTTCGCCGAATTTGCCACAGATGTAGGAGATATAATCATCGTCGGTGATGTCGTAAATAAGACCGGGATTGGCAGCTTTGTTAGGGTTAACGTGTCCTGCGCCCTTGGCGAAATAGAGCGCCGGCTTAAGTAACTCATCAAAGACGTCGGCGTCTGCCGTGGTGATGATTGCCGACTTGATAGCTGCCGGCGACCAAGTAGGATGTGCGGCCTTTAAGAGCGCGGCGACACCGCTGAGGTGAGGCGTCGCCATGGACGTGCCAGATATAATATAGTACTGATCCGGAGTGTCACTGGAATGAATATAGGCTGCGAAGATGTTAAGGCCAGGGCCGGAGATGTCTGGCTTGAGGATTCCCGGTGTTGCTTGAGATGGCCCCCGGGAGGAGAAGTAAGCCACAACGGGGGCGGGGGATACGCCGAGAACTGTCCCGTTGAAGACGATCGACGCAGAGGGGTTAGAAGCAGAGTTCAAATACGATATGAGGTCGGAACCTTCTTGGATGGTGAGCACTACTCCGGGAAAGTCCATCTTCCTAATCGAGATGGTAGCGCCCTCTGTTTTTGAGGAAATGGAGATCAATGCCCTGGCTCCGCGGGACTTGGCAAATGCCGCTACACGTAAAAGGCGGCCGAGTTCGACCTCGCATACCCAGATGCTACCCCTCTGGCTATCATTAGGAGGATCCATGGCGCAGGACGGGGACTCGGAGGAGTAGTATAGGGGAAGATAGCTCTCAGGGAAGTTGCTAGGTTGGTCGAGAGACTCTCCGGGGATTACCTTCCCATTGGGAAGCTTCACGGAGGCCCTGAAGCTTCGATCGACGCTGCTTGCTGCAACAGTGAGCATCCATGGCGCCTCGTTGGAGAGGGTGAAGTAGTCAGGTCCATCATTGCCGCCAGCACAGCTGACAAAGATGCCCTTCCTTGCCGCCGCGAATGAACCGATGGCGATGGGATCTTGGTCGAGAGGCGTAGAACGGCCACCGAGCGAGAGAGAAAGGATGTCGACGCCATCCTTGACAGCTACGTCCAACCCGGCGAGGATATCGGCAGAATTGCAGCTGCCGTCACCGCCGCAGACCTGGTAGATGGCGAGGTGAGCCCGAGGGGCCATTCCGGCGGCCGTGCCTTTGGCGAAGCCGAAGTAGCTCGCGTTTCGGACGAAGTTACCACCAGCCGTGGCGGAAGTGTGGGTCCCGTGGCCGCCCTCGTCAATGGGGTGACGCCAACCGGTGATCATCGACCTGGCTCCGATGAGCTTGTTGTTGCAACCGGTCTTGAGGTCGCAGGATCCCTTCCACGTCGAGGGTGGAGGCGGGACCCCCTCGTCGTCGTAGGAAGGGTGGCCGGGCGTCACGCCGGTGTCGAGAACTCCAATGATGACTCCGCTCCCGAGATTCGAGTCGTCCCAGAGCCCCTTACTCCCGACCTTGAGCCCGAGGAAATCCGGAGTGTGGGTGGTCATTACGTGCAGCACTCGGTCGGGGAACACGCGCACAAAGCCATTCTTCTTCCGTATCTCCTGTAGCTCTTCCTCCGTCAGCATGGCGGCGAACCCGCTGAATACATCGCTGTACGAGTGCAGTAGCCGCCGATCGACGCTAGACTGCTCGACGGCCGGCGGCAGGAAAGATTCGTGCCACCTCTTCAGGCTCCCTTCCGACAACGGTTCAGTTGGCTCTTCCACTTGAATAATGTAACGGCTcgcagaagaagaaggagaggcgaCCAAGGGATTGGAGAAGACGACAAGGAGAAGAAAGAGTAGCCATGGGGTAAGAGTCATGTCCGGAATCTAAATTGCTATATGTTCTGATATATCAGATGGAACCTTTTgtacttatatatatatggagCCGTACGATGCCAAATATGGAGACATTGTAtacttaaaatataataatagttACTCCGTTTTAGAATCTgcttaatatataatatatattta encodes the following:
- the LOC122044337 gene encoding subtilisin-like protease 4, which translates into the protein MTLTPWLLFLLLVVFSNPLVASPSSSASRYIIQVEEPTEPLSEGSLKRWHESFLPPAVEQSSVDRRLLHSYSDVFSGFAAMLTEEELQEIRKKNGFVRVFPDRVLHVMTTHTPDFLGLKVGSKGLWDDSNLGSGVIIGVLDTGVTPGHPSYDDEGVPPPPSTWKGSCDLKTGCNNKLIGARSMITGWRHPIDEGGHGTHTSATAGGNFVRNASYFGFAKGTAAGMAPRAHLAIYQVCGGDGSCNSADILAGLDVAVKDGVDILSLSLGGRSTPLDQDPIAIGSFAAARKGIFVSCAGGNDGPDYFTLSNEAPWMLTVAASSVDRSFRASVKLPNGKVIPGESLDQPSNFPESYLPLYYSSESPSCAMDPPNDSQRGSIWVCEVELGRLLRVAAFAKSRGARALISISSKTEGATISIRKMDFPGVVLTIQEGSDLISYLNSASNPSASIVFNGTVLGVSPAPVVAYFSSRGPSQATPGILKPDISGPGLNIFAAYIHSSDTPDQYYIISGTSMATPHLSGVAALLKAAHPTWSPAAIKSAIITTADADVFDELLKPALYFAKGAGHVNPNKAANPGLIYDITDDDYISYICGKFGEEGARNIARRVVDCSKIVTEEELNYPSILLAPKGRTEAKVTRTVTNVGPAKSSYTVSVSISKTAVSTTVTPTKLTFTELNEQKSFTVSAKWGVGGPPTSGNQLVEGKLTWTSDDGKYVVTSPFVVSALE